Proteins from a genomic interval of Rhodothermales bacterium:
- the thrA gene encoding bifunctional aspartate kinase/homoserine dehydrogenase I gives MSIHVYKFGGTSVGTPERVKSVVHLVAAEPADAARVVVVSAFGGVTDDLLAAMDAALARSGEHVDLVAGIHRRHEAAIGELVAADEQERLRAEIGHLFRDLRELLDGVYLLRECTPRTRDAIIGVGERASAPLVAAAFRAAGHPARAFDARQLIRTDDAFGEANVDFSATRALVNERLDVQAGETAIVTGFIASTHEGVQTTLGRSGSDYSATILAGALDAERVVIWTDVDGVLSADPRLVPAAFTLPYLSYREAGEMAYFGAKVLHPRTMRPLLDNAIPLEIKNTMNPTAAGTRIQAESVHSDGAVKAVTAIRGVALVMVEGAGMVGVPGISGRTFSSLAAAGVNVLLISQASSEQSICIGVREEDAQRAQRALQHAFELEIMRGDIQRIHIEPGCAVVSVVGDQMRMQPGIAGRMFSTLGYANINVRAIAQGASETNISAVVADQDAQRAIRALHEGFARSFERAHLFLLGTGVVGKAFLELLSAHAETLSESRHLNLRLVGVANSRRHLMDAEGLDPALVLEGLDTGEETSLDRIVDALQSSHLERLILIDATASEAVAQRYEELLEAGIGVVTPNKRANTGDLSYFHTLRRTAARRGVPFLYETTVGAGLPVISTLADLVASGDRVLRIDGVLSGTLAFVFAQLKAGRSFSEAVLAAREAGFTEPDPRDDLGGEDVARKILTLARVAGWQVERGEIAVESLVPAGLADLDVPDFLQALPQHDGAWSAGRQMQYVATADADGVRVGIQTLEANSPFAGLQGTDNMIVFTTERYRERPLVIQGAGAGPGVTSAGMMADVVRAAEAMR, from the coding sequence ATGAGCATACACGTTTACAAGTTCGGCGGTACTTCCGTCGGCACCCCCGAGCGCGTCAAGAGCGTTGTCCATCTGGTCGCCGCCGAGCCGGCAGATGCAGCCCGTGTCGTGGTAGTATCCGCCTTTGGTGGTGTGACCGATGACCTGCTTGCCGCCATGGATGCGGCGCTGGCGCGCTCCGGCGAGCACGTAGACCTGGTGGCGGGCATTCACCGCCGCCATGAGGCCGCGATCGGCGAGCTTGTAGCCGCGGACGAGCAGGAGCGCCTGCGTGCAGAGATCGGCCACCTGTTCAGGGATCTCCGCGAACTGTTGGACGGAGTTTACCTGTTGCGTGAGTGCACGCCTCGAACGCGGGACGCGATAATCGGCGTTGGGGAGCGGGCCTCGGCGCCCCTGGTCGCCGCGGCGTTTCGCGCGGCAGGGCATCCGGCTCGAGCGTTTGACGCCCGTCAACTCATTCGGACGGACGATGCCTTCGGGGAAGCGAACGTCGACTTTTCAGCCACCCGGGCCCTGGTGAATGAGCGGCTGGACGTGCAGGCCGGGGAAACGGCCATCGTCACGGGATTCATTGCCAGCACGCACGAAGGAGTTCAGACCACGCTGGGCCGATCCGGCAGCGATTACAGCGCCACGATCCTGGCCGGGGCCCTGGACGCTGAGCGGGTGGTGATCTGGACCGACGTGGACGGGGTGCTGTCCGCGGATCCGCGCCTGGTGCCGGCAGCATTTACGCTTCCCTACCTGAGCTACCGGGAGGCCGGCGAGATGGCCTATTTCGGGGCCAAGGTCCTGCATCCACGAACGATGCGGCCGCTGTTGGACAACGCGATCCCGCTCGAGATCAAGAACACCATGAATCCAACGGCCGCCGGCACACGGATTCAGGCCGAATCGGTGCACTCGGATGGAGCCGTCAAGGCGGTTACGGCCATTCGCGGTGTGGCGCTGGTCATGGTGGAGGGTGCCGGAATGGTCGGTGTGCCCGGCATCTCCGGCCGAACCTTCAGTTCGTTGGCAGCTGCGGGTGTCAACGTGCTGCTGATCTCCCAGGCGTCCAGCGAACAGAGTATTTGCATCGGCGTGCGGGAGGAAGACGCCCAGCGGGCGCAGCGAGCGCTCCAGCACGCCTTCGAGCTGGAAATCATGCGGGGCGACATCCAGCGCATCCACATCGAACCCGGCTGTGCCGTGGTTTCGGTAGTGGGTGATCAGATGCGCATGCAGCCCGGCATTGCCGGACGCATGTTCAGCACGCTGGGCTATGCCAACATCAACGTACGTGCCATTGCGCAGGGGGCGTCGGAGACCAACATTTCGGCGGTGGTCGCTGACCAGGATGCGCAACGCGCCATACGCGCGCTGCATGAGGGCTTCGCCCGGTCCTTTGAGCGCGCCCACCTGTTCCTGCTGGGCACCGGCGTTGTGGGCAAGGCGTTCCTGGAACTGCTGTCCGCGCACGCGGAGACGCTGTCGGAGTCTCGCCATCTGAACCTGCGCCTGGTGGGCGTGGCCAATTCGCGGAGGCACCTGATGGACGCCGAGGGGCTCGATCCGGCCTTGGTGCTGGAAGGCCTGGATACGGGCGAGGAGACCTCGCTGGACCGCATCGTCGACGCGCTGCAATCGTCTCACCTGGAACGACTCATCCTCATAGACGCGACGGCATCGGAGGCGGTGGCTCAGCGCTACGAAGAGCTTCTGGAGGCAGGCATCGGTGTGGTGACGCCAAACAAGCGGGCCAACACCGGAGACCTTTCCTATTTCCACACGCTTCGCCGCACGGCAGCCCGACGCGGCGTGCCCTTTCTCTACGAAACCACCGTCGGCGCCGGTTTGCCGGTGATCTCCACGCTGGCCGACCTCGTTGCGTCGGGGGATCGGGTACTGCGCATAGACGGCGTGCTGTCAGGCACGCTGGCGTTCGTCTTTGCGCAGCTGAAGGCAGGCCGCTCATTCTCTGAGGCGGTGCTGGCCGCCCGCGAAGCGGGGTTCACCGAGCCGGATCCCAGAGACGACCTGGGCGGAGAGGACGTGGCCCGCAAGATTCTGACCCTAGCCCGCGTAGCCGGATGGCAGGTGGAGCGCGGGGAGATTGCAGTTGAGAGCCTTGTGCCTGCCGGGCTTGCAGATCTGGACGTGCCAGATTTCCTCCAGGCGCTTCCGCAGCACGACGGCGCGTGGTCTGCAGGTCGACAGATGCAGTACGTGGCCACTGCAGATGCAGACGGGGTGCGTGTGGGGATCCAGACCCTGGAAGCGAACAGTCCCTTCGCAGGCCTTCAGGGCACGGACAACATGATCGTTTTCACGACGGAACGCTATCGCGAGCGCCCGCTCGTAATCCAGGGAGCGGGTGCCGGGCCGGGGGTGACGAGCGCGGGCATGATGGCCGATGTGGTGCGGGCTGCAGAAGCGATGCGCTGA
- the mreD gene encoding rod shape-determining protein MreD, whose translation MLSPFRTILAGVLVVAAQWLVFSRLRLWGVYPDVALLFVAWVGIRRGRRAGALAGFGTGFLLDFAYGTWGLQMLVKTIVGFLVGLFPAAERESLLILPRQALVGGLVIALVQNGILVTLLALQTGSSDPFLVTGLWLGGAAYTAFVGTLSAIIADR comes from the coding sequence ATGCTTTCTCCGTTCCGCACCATACTGGCCGGCGTGCTCGTCGTGGCCGCGCAGTGGCTGGTCTTCTCCAGACTGCGACTGTGGGGCGTGTATCCCGATGTCGCGCTCCTGTTTGTGGCCTGGGTGGGTATTCGACGGGGTCGGCGGGCCGGGGCACTTGCCGGGTTCGGTACAGGTTTTCTGCTGGACTTTGCCTACGGAACGTGGGGCCTGCAGATGTTGGTCAAAACGATCGTAGGCTTCCTGGTGGGCCTCTTCCCGGCGGCCGAGCGCGAGAGTCTGCTCATTCTGCCGCGGCAGGCCCTGGTAGGAGGTCTCGTGATCGCGCTCGTGCAGAACGGTATTCTGGTCACGCTGCTGGCCCTGCAGACCGGCTCCAGTGATCCGTTTCTGGTGACCGGACTCTGGCTGGGCGGCGCGGCCTACACGGCGTTCGTCGGCACGCTCAGCGCCATTATCGCCGACCGATAG
- a CDS encoding DUF3098 domain-containing protein gives MARKNQKRSRSRGRAPASMVFERRNYVLLLAGLAVVVAGYVMMRMENEVDGFISLYVAPLMILGGYLEIIYAILWRPKAGEEAAADGNTRGW, from the coding sequence ATGGCACGGAAGAACCAGAAACGATCCCGATCCCGCGGCCGCGCGCCGGCCTCCATGGTCTTCGAGCGCCGCAACTATGTGCTGCTCCTGGCCGGTCTGGCAGTTGTGGTGGCCGGCTATGTGATGATGCGCATGGAGAACGAGGTGGACGGGTTCATCTCACTCTACGTGGCGCCTCTCATGATTCTGGGTGGCTACCTCGAGATCATCTACGCGATCCTGTGGCGGCCGAAAGCCGGGGAAGAAGCCGCTGCCGATGGCAATACCCGCGGCTGGTAG
- a CDS encoding DUF1343 domain-containing protein — protein sequence MRILPVLVVLLLAACSGTGDGQSAPTQDREAVRTGAEVLAAQSFELLAGKRVGLIANQTSRAGREHLADLLAAAPDVELAALFGPEHGLRGDADAGLAVADGIDDATGTPVFSLYGERRAPDPEVLRSLDVLVFDIQDIGARFYTYIATMGLAMEAAAREGVPFVVLDRPNPLGGALVDGFVLEPEHESFVGPFPIPVQHGMTVGELARMAAGEGWIEGADVLDLTVVGVEGWSREMLWPETGLEWIPTSPNIPDFETALVYPGMCFFEATSLNEGRGTEAPFLLFGAPGLSGDAVIAGLEPSGVSLNPAVYVPVSMPGRAASPRHQDEEVSGVQVEVLDPSAVRPLALGMQTLAAAVAVTGLEVLNSRWMTRLAGTERLESMLREGLSGDAIVASWDSEVASFRQQRAPYLLYD from the coding sequence ATGCGCATCCTGCCCGTCCTGGTCGTTCTGCTTCTTGCAGCGTGTTCCGGTACGGGCGATGGGCAATCGGCGCCGACCCAGGACCGGGAAGCCGTTCGCACCGGCGCGGAAGTGCTTGCAGCTCAAAGTTTTGAGCTTCTTGCCGGCAAGCGGGTGGGTCTGATTGCAAATCAGACCTCGCGCGCGGGCCGGGAGCACCTGGCCGATCTGCTCGCCGCGGCTCCCGACGTGGAGTTGGCAGCCCTCTTCGGCCCCGAACACGGTCTGCGCGGAGATGCCGACGCGGGCCTGGCTGTTGCAGACGGCATAGATGACGCCACCGGCACGCCGGTCTTCAGCCTGTACGGCGAGCGGCGCGCTCCGGACCCGGAGGTGCTGCGTTCGCTGGATGTGTTGGTGTTCGACATCCAGGACATCGGTGCGCGTTTCTACACGTACATCGCCACGATGGGCCTGGCCATGGAAGCCGCCGCCCGGGAGGGCGTGCCGTTTGTGGTGCTGGACCGCCCGAATCCCCTGGGCGGCGCGCTGGTGGACGGATTCGTGCTCGAGCCCGAGCACGAGTCTTTCGTGGGGCCGTTCCCGATACCCGTGCAGCATGGAATGACGGTCGGCGAACTCGCCCGCATGGCTGCCGGCGAAGGCTGGATAGAAGGCGCCGACGTCCTGGACCTCACCGTGGTAGGCGTCGAGGGCTGGTCCCGGGAGATGCTCTGGCCGGAAACAGGTCTGGAATGGATTCCGACCAGCCCGAACATCCCGGACTTCGAAACGGCACTCGTCTATCCGGGCATGTGCTTCTTTGAGGCGACGTCGCTGAATGAGGGGCGCGGCACGGAGGCCCCCTTCCTGCTGTTCGGCGCGCCGGGACTCTCTGGCGATGCGGTCATCGCAGGCCTCGAGCCGAGTGGCGTGTCCCTGAACCCCGCGGTGTACGTACCCGTGAGCATGCCTGGCCGGGCCGCCTCACCCCGCCACCAGGACGAGGAGGTTTCCGGCGTACAGGTTGAGGTTCTGGATCCCTCCGCGGTGCGGCCGCTCGCCCTTGGGATGCAGACGCTTGCCGCGGCTGTTGCGGTGACCGGCCTCGAGGTACTGAACAGCCGCTGGATGACGCGCCTGGCAGGAACCGAGCGTTTGGAGTCCATGCTCAGGGAGGGCCTGTCCGGCGACGCAATTGTGGCATCGTGGGACAGCGAGGTCGCCTCGTTTCGGCAGCAGCGCGCTCCCTACCTGCTCTACGACTGA
- the ndk gene encoding nucleoside-diphosphate kinase yields MAVERTLAICKPDSVEKNLVGEILRRIQEAGFTLRAIKMVRLTKAEAEGFYAVHQGRPFFDELTDFMSSGPCVPMVLEKENAIADYRALIGATDPAEADAGTIRADFADNKGRNAVHGSDSVENGKLEANFFFPEHVIVANS; encoded by the coding sequence ATGGCTGTAGAACGCACGCTCGCCATCTGCAAACCCGACAGCGTCGAGAAGAACCTCGTCGGCGAAATCCTCCGTCGTATCCAGGAAGCCGGCTTCACGCTGCGCGCCATCAAGATGGTCCGGCTGACCAAGGCAGAGGCCGAAGGGTTCTACGCGGTGCACCAGGGCCGCCCGTTCTTCGACGAGCTCACGGACTTCATGTCGAGCGGCCCGTGCGTACCCATGGTTCTTGAGAAAGAGAACGCCATCGCGGATTACCGCGCGCTGATCGGCGCCACCGACCCGGCGGAAGCGGACGCCGGCACCATCCGCGCGGACTTTGCCGACAACAAGGGACGCAACGCCGTGCACGGCAGCGACTCGGTGGAAAACGGCAAGCTTGAGGCTAACTTCTTCTTCCCCGAGCACGTCATCGTCGCCAACTCGTAA
- a CDS encoding aminotransferase class V-fold PLP-dependent enzyme, which translates to MLRERFPALARCTYLNTAGGAPIPDAAHAAAAEYYREAYQQGDVLWNDWMARVDGARAEVGGLVGCAPEHVAFTGNASIGLNLAAALDTPGKVAFAEGEFPSCTLPWLRRGFEPVPWRVREDGSFDGADVRWALRSGARTVVLSWVQFASGFRADLPEIAAMCADMGVRLVVDATQGIAAFPLDLETTPVDALVFSGYKWITSGYGVAGVITPHGFAEEGSPFAGWRSQEEPYALVSDRIQATRSGVGAEAGHPPFPGTFAMGASAALWNRYGPDQAAAHITGLVHQLLGRLDALGIPIRSTRDPHRLSGIVIAAVSEPAHVAAALAERGIVVSARRGGLRISVHAYNLPEEVDVLCDALAGILGRDGAPGLRLV; encoded by the coding sequence ATGCTCCGAGAGCGTTTCCCGGCCCTTGCACGGTGCACCTACCTGAATACGGCGGGTGGGGCGCCGATCCCGGACGCGGCCCACGCGGCCGCGGCGGAATACTACAGGGAGGCCTACCAGCAGGGGGACGTGCTGTGGAATGACTGGATGGCCCGGGTGGACGGGGCGCGCGCGGAGGTTGGCGGCCTGGTCGGCTGTGCGCCGGAGCACGTGGCGTTTACAGGCAACGCGTCCATAGGCCTGAACCTGGCCGCCGCACTGGACACGCCCGGCAAGGTGGCCTTTGCGGAAGGCGAGTTTCCCTCCTGCACGCTGCCCTGGCTGAGACGTGGTTTTGAGCCGGTGCCCTGGCGCGTGCGCGAAGATGGATCCTTCGATGGGGCGGACGTGCGATGGGCACTGCGAAGCGGCGCCCGCACGGTGGTGCTCAGCTGGGTGCAGTTTGCCAGCGGCTTCCGGGCAGACCTGCCGGAAATTGCGGCCATGTGCGCGGACATGGGGGTGCGGCTGGTTGTGGACGCCACTCAGGGGATAGCGGCATTCCCGCTGGACCTTGAGACCACGCCCGTGGACGCGCTGGTCTTCAGCGGGTACAAGTGGATCACGTCCGGCTACGGCGTAGCCGGGGTTATCACCCCACACGGATTTGCAGAGGAGGGTTCACCTTTCGCCGGATGGCGCAGCCAGGAGGAGCCGTATGCGCTGGTCTCGGACCGCATTCAGGCCACCCGGTCCGGTGTGGGAGCGGAGGCCGGGCATCCGCCCTTTCCCGGCACGTTTGCCATGGGCGCCAGTGCGGCACTCTGGAACCGGTACGGCCCGGACCAGGCAGCCGCGCACATCACAGGCCTGGTGCATCAACTGCTGGGCCGCCTGGACGCTCTGGGTATTCCGATTCGATCGACCCGAGATCCGCATCGCCTGTCGGGCATCGTGATTGCGGCGGTTTCGGAACCGGCACACGTAGCGGCGGCGCTGGCAGAGCGGGGCATTGTGGTTTCAGCACGGCGCGGAGGCCTGCGGATTTCCGTGCACGCCTACAATCTTCCCGAGGAAGTCGATGTGCTGTGCGATGCGCTCGCGGGCATTCTCGGGCGTGACGGGGCTCCGGGACTGCGTCTGGTGTAG
- a CDS encoding SpoIIE family protein phosphatase, which produces MAQHSILVVEDEHTLRRLLEYRLSKLYRVRTAANGEEALERVREELPDLVVSDIMMPRMDGFALQAELQKERETRAIPFIFLTAKADEQSRLKGRRTGVDDYITKPFDIDALLTRIERLLERTALFQTQLDARIGQDFSQKLMPKKLPSVEGYASHFFNSPKEHGGGDLFDWTEPEPGTYYITIGDVMGKGLQAKFYAFSFLGYVRSTLHGMLRETRSPALLMQRVNQVLMDDPTMEETFASLLLVRWEPAKHALTYANAGHCRPLIVTPTQAEVVPYSDIILGLDPTAEFTDTTIELKPNSAFVAYTDGLAEQEMSSGTQLGEGGLMDVIPTVFNEQAPIDTLLERILAGSASNEFADDILVFWLQRQAAAQRQTPRWFSPFSDQADRKL; this is translated from the coding sequence ATGGCTCAACATTCCATTCTAGTCGTCGAAGACGAGCATACGCTGCGCAGGCTGCTTGAGTACCGCCTGAGCAAGCTGTATCGCGTCCGCACCGCGGCGAATGGTGAGGAAGCGTTGGAGCGTGTTCGGGAGGAACTGCCCGACCTGGTCGTATCGGACATCATGATGCCCCGCATGGACGGGTTCGCGCTGCAGGCCGAGCTCCAGAAGGAGCGCGAAACGCGCGCCATCCCGTTCATTTTCCTGACGGCCAAGGCAGACGAGCAGAGCCGTCTGAAAGGCCGCAGGACGGGTGTTGACGACTACATCACCAAGCCGTTCGACATCGACGCGCTACTGACGCGCATCGAACGGCTGCTGGAGCGCACCGCGTTGTTCCAGACACAGCTGGACGCTCGCATCGGGCAGGACTTCTCCCAGAAGCTCATGCCCAAGAAGCTGCCCAGCGTGGAAGGCTACGCATCGCACTTCTTCAACAGCCCGAAGGAGCACGGAGGCGGCGACCTGTTCGACTGGACGGAGCCCGAACCCGGCACCTACTACATCACGATTGGTGACGTGATGGGCAAAGGCCTGCAGGCCAAGTTCTACGCATTCAGCTTCCTGGGCTACGTGCGGTCCACCTTGCACGGAATGCTCCGGGAGACCCGTTCCCCTGCCCTGCTCATGCAGCGGGTGAATCAGGTACTCATGGACGATCCCACCATGGAAGAGACGTTCGCGTCCCTCCTGTTGGTTCGCTGGGAGCCGGCCAAACACGCGCTCACCTATGCGAACGCGGGCCACTGCCGCCCGCTGATCGTGACGCCGACGCAGGCTGAAGTGGTTCCGTACTCGGACATCATTCTCGGACTGGACCCGACGGCGGAGTTCACGGATACGACCATCGAACTGAAGCCCAACAGTGCGTTTGTGGCCTACACCGATGGACTTGCCGAGCAGGAGATGTCCTCCGGTACACAGCTCGGAGAGGGCGGTCTGATGGACGTCATTCCGACGGTGTTCAACGAACAGGCCCCGATCGACACCCTGCTTGAGCGCATTCTCGCCGGCAGCGCATCGAACGAGTTTGCCGACGACATCCTGGTCTTCTGGCTGCAGCGTCAGGCTGCCGCCCAGCGCCAGACCCCGCGGTGGTTCTCCCCTTTTTCGGACCAGGCGGACCGTAAGCTCTGA
- a CDS encoding ATP-binding protein, which produces MKLAVHEWLANLVQHAHFGDRTPEIRLDITPNGKRVRCVIVDNSDGFDLGSYLDQKRGALPVLPERGMGLLMLDAATEYMHYHRDDQGCHRLEFSVSADQDPWLNIPF; this is translated from the coding sequence ATGAAACTCGCAGTGCACGAGTGGTTAGCCAACCTCGTGCAGCATGCGCACTTCGGTGATCGCACACCGGAGATCCGGTTGGATATCACGCCCAACGGCAAACGAGTCCGATGCGTGATCGTAGACAACTCCGATGGTTTCGACCTCGGATCGTACCTCGATCAGAAGCGCGGCGCACTGCCCGTGCTGCCTGAACGGGGGATGGGGCTGCTCATGCTTGATGCAGCTACCGAATACATGCATTACCACCGGGACGACCAGGGCTGTCATCGCCTTGAATTCTCCGTCTCGGCTGACCAGGATCCATGGCTCAACATTCCATTCTAG
- a CDS encoding STAS domain-containing protein: protein MQVTSMNFTVESWNQQTVVVHVGKALDFRNASDFKAACQEQVRAGVRNFVLDFSETGILDSTGLGSIFSLYRQVSPLDGQVVFAAVSRPVQVVVQLTRTYKVFRQFPSLDAAREAVK from the coding sequence ATGCAAGTCACCTCGATGAACTTCACGGTTGAATCCTGGAACCAGCAGACTGTCGTCGTCCACGTCGGCAAAGCCCTGGACTTCAGGAACGCGTCCGATTTCAAAGCTGCCTGCCAGGAGCAGGTTCGCGCGGGCGTCCGCAACTTCGTGCTCGATTTTTCTGAGACCGGCATCCTCGACTCGACGGGTCTCGGCTCCATCTTCTCGCTTTACCGCCAGGTATCTCCGCTCGACGGACAGGTAGTGTTTGCTGCTGTCTCTCGCCCGGTTCAGGTGGTGGTGCAGCTGACGCGGACCTACAAGGTCTTCCGCCAGTTCCCCTCCCTCGACGCCGCTCGCGAAGCCGTCAAGTAA
- the lptC gene encoding LPS export ABC transporter periplasmic protein LptC: MKVLRAFCFLLAATLVGACERQVPAPTVESVVQTEDGPDQETWDPTLFLSEEGLPRVHLRASYMAYYDRGDSTYMVLSGLDDAARVRVDIFDAAGDSAAVVHADEVTFFDRERRMEARGNVIAIAREGRRIESEQLRWSEFERVITTPGFARIDMPDQQLEGYGLVADEDITNVRLRNVTGIVLIDEDEQ; this comes from the coding sequence ATGAAGGTGCTGCGTGCGTTCTGCTTCCTGCTGGCCGCTACGCTGGTCGGCGCCTGTGAGCGTCAGGTGCCGGCACCGACGGTCGAAAGCGTGGTGCAGACCGAAGACGGCCCCGATCAGGAGACCTGGGATCCGACACTCTTCCTGAGTGAGGAGGGGCTCCCCCGCGTGCATCTGCGTGCTTCCTACATGGCCTACTACGATCGAGGCGACTCTACCTACATGGTCCTGTCCGGGCTGGACGATGCGGCCCGCGTGCGTGTGGACATTTTCGATGCGGCCGGCGACTCCGCAGCGGTCGTGCATGCTGACGAGGTCACCTTTTTCGATCGTGAGCGACGCATGGAAGCACGCGGCAACGTGATTGCGATTGCGCGTGAAGGGCGGCGCATCGAGAGCGAGCAGCTTCGTTGGTCCGAGTTCGAGCGTGTCATCACGACACCCGGCTTTGCACGGATCGACATGCCGGATCAGCAGCTGGAAGGCTACGGCCTGGTGGCCGACGAGGACATTACCAACGTGCGGCTGCGCAACGTGACTGGCATTGTCCTGATTGACGAGGATGAACAGTGA
- the lptB gene encoding LPS export ABC transporter ATP-binding protein, whose product MPIAEIEIAIEHFKDGDPEKAIPVLEEAVRMIPSYILAHVMLAQAYEATQQEEQAVASWKKAHSLIPNSPVRGQAMEVEDPDFAAFLDHLNKIDQGELPAADAPADWQPAPAPPPLPPEPARERVTDIVRPAQVPRSYAVRTMYGDQPEPAPVAPPEAVAVPRLVNGAVLRAENLIKRYRKRSVVKSVSLEVNQGEIVGLLGPNGAGKTTTFYMIVGLVQPNGGSVMLDEHDLTRQPMYERARKGIGYLAQEASIFSQLTVEKNLEAVLEYQKLSRSARKERVAELIDEFGLHRVRKSKGYMLSGGERRRTEIARALATRPKFFLLDEPFAGVDPIAVEDIQAVVAGLKARGIGVLITDHNVHETLAIVDRAYLLYEGKILKQGSAEALVSDEEVRQRYLGEKFTLERYQER is encoded by the coding sequence ATGCCCATCGCCGAGATTGAAATAGCGATCGAGCATTTCAAGGACGGGGATCCCGAGAAGGCGATACCTGTGCTGGAGGAGGCCGTGCGCATGATCCCCTCGTACATCCTCGCGCACGTGATGCTGGCGCAGGCCTATGAGGCGACCCAGCAGGAGGAGCAGGCGGTAGCCTCCTGGAAGAAGGCGCACAGTCTGATCCCGAACTCGCCCGTTCGGGGCCAGGCCATGGAGGTGGAGGATCCGGACTTCGCAGCATTTCTGGACCACCTCAACAAAATCGACCAGGGGGAGCTTCCAGCCGCGGATGCACCGGCCGACTGGCAGCCTGCCCCGGCTCCGCCACCCCTCCCACCGGAGCCGGCCCGGGAGCGTGTCACGGACATCGTCCGGCCCGCTCAGGTGCCACGTTCCTACGCGGTGCGCACCATGTACGGCGACCAGCCAGAACCCGCACCCGTAGCACCTCCCGAGGCTGTCGCTGTGCCTCGACTGGTGAACGGCGCAGTCCTTCGGGCCGAGAACCTGATCAAACGGTATCGCAAGCGCAGTGTGGTGAAGTCGGTCTCGCTCGAGGTGAATCAGGGCGAGATTGTTGGCCTGCTCGGGCCGAACGGTGCAGGCAAGACAACCACGTTCTACATGATCGTGGGCCTGGTGCAGCCCAACGGCGGGTCTGTGATGCTGGACGAGCATGACCTGACCCGGCAGCCGATGTACGAGCGGGCTCGCAAGGGCATCGGATATCTGGCGCAGGAGGCTTCGATCTTCTCCCAGCTGACCGTCGAGAAGAATCTGGAGGCCGTGCTGGAATACCAGAAGCTCTCGCGCTCAGCCCGCAAGGAGCGCGTGGCCGAGCTTATCGATGAGTTTGGCCTACACCGGGTTCGTAAGTCCAAGGGGTACATGCTGTCCGGTGGCGAGAGGCGTCGCACCGAGATCGCCCGGGCGCTCGCCACGCGCCCGAAGTTCTTCCTGCTTGACGAGCCCTTCGCCGGCGTGGATCCCATCGCCGTGGAGGATATTCAGGCCGTCGTGGCTGGACTGAAAGCGCGGGGAATCGGTGTCCTGATCACGGATCACAACGTGCACGAGACCCTGGCCATTGTGGATCGCGCGTACCTGCTATACGAGGGCAAGATTCTGAAGCAGGGCTCGGCAGAAGCCCTGGTGTCCGATGAGGAGGTGCGCCAACGCTACCTGGGCGAGAAGTTCACCCTGGAGCGCTACCAGGAACGCTGA